The genomic DNA GGCGCAACAGCGCTCTTTAGAGGCGCTGGAAGATAACATCAAACTGCAGGTGCGTACCGCCTGGCGACAGCTTAAAGAAGCGCAGGAAACGATTGATATTCAGAGCATGGCGCTGCATGTTGCTCAGCGCCGGGTGGAAAGCACCAATCTGTTTTTGCGCGCCGGGCGTATTCAAATTCGTGATCTTCTCGAAGCGGAAGATGATCTGGTCTCCGCGCGTAACGCGCTGGTACAGGCTCAGGTGCAATATCGAATTACCGCGCTGGAACTCTTACGTGATCTCGGCACCCTGACCATTGATGACCAGGGTGGCTGGTTGGAGGATATATCCATTGAAGTTATCGAATAAGCAAGCCGTTTTTCTGGTCGGCACATTGGTTGTTCTGATCTTGATCTGGTGGGCGGTTCCCCAAGAAGAGGGGCGCACGCAGACCGCCACGCCACTGACGCACCTGGTCTCGGCAGAGCGTCGTACTCTGGAAGTGACGGTTGAAGCCGCTGGGAGCTTACGGGCACGGGATCAGGTGGTGATCAGTAACACCCTGGAGGGGCGCACCACGATTCTCTCGCTGGTGGAAGAGGGCACCAACGTTTCCAAAGGCGACAAGTTGATTGAGCTTGATGCCAGTACCCTTCAGGATCGGCTGATTGATCAGCAGATTACCGTGCAGAATGCGGAAGCTTCGTTTGTTCAGGCACGTGAGAATCTCGAAGTGGTCAAAAACCAGGCGCAAAGTGATGTCGATGAAGCGAAACTGGCTGTGACCTATGCAGAAGATGATCTGAAAAAATACCGGGAAGGGGAGTTCCCCAACGAAAAAAAAGAACAGTTGTCTCAAATTGCCGTGGACGAAGAAGAGCTGCGCCGTGCTGAGGAGAAACTCGAATGGTCGCGGGTGCTATTCGACGAAAAATTCATTTCACAGACAGAGTTGCAAGCCGATGAGCTGGCGGCTCAAAAGGCAGGTATTGATCTGGAACTCAGTCGCAGCAATCTTGACCTGCTGCTCAAGTTCACCCACGTGCGCCGTCTGACCGAACTCAATGCTGAAGTGGAAAAGACCCGCATGGCTCTTGAGCGCATTCAACGCAAAGCCAAAGCCAGTGTTATCCAGGCGCAAGCTGATCTCAATGCCAAGCAGGCCCTGTTGGAGCGGGAGCGAGGGCGGTTGAGTAAAACCCGAGATGAATTGAACAAGACGGTTCTGGTGGCGCCACAAGACGGCATTGTCGTTTATGCGA from Desulfuromonas acetoxidans DSM 684 includes the following:
- a CDS encoding efflux RND transporter periplasmic adaptor subunit, whose product is MKLSNKQAVFLVGTLVVLILIWWAVPQEEGRTQTATPLTHLVSAERRTLEVTVEAAGSLRARDQVVISNTLEGRTTILSLVEEGTNVSKGDKLIELDASTLQDRLIDQQITVQNAEASFVQARENLEVVKNQAQSDVDEAKLAVTYAEDDLKKYREGEFPNEKKEQLSQIAVDEEELRRAEEKLEWSRVLFDEKFISQTELQADELAAQKAGIDLELSRSNLDLLLKFTHVRRLTELNAEVEKTRMALERIQRKAKASVIQAQADLNAKQALLERERGRLSKTRDELNKTVLVAPQDGIVVYATSFQRSWRGNNEPLTAGQEVRERQELIYLPSSGTMVAQTQIHESNLEKVELGQKARVYVDSMPGKSFLAEVKSVAVFPDATSSWLNPDLKLYRTDLELLEHDDALRSGLNCRIEIDVAHLEDVVTIPVQAVVIDGGRTFVYCRKDGRVQQQDIQLGQSNESFVEVIDGLQPGDRVQLNPPVTGTEE